The DNA window AGACGCGATCGCGACCTGCGACAGGCTGGGCGCACAGGCGCTGGCGCCGACCCGCGCCGCCCAGGACAAGTTCAACGACGAGCTGCAGCGCCGGCTGGGACCGTCGGTGTGGAACAGCGGCGGCTGCAGCAGCTGGTATCTGGACGAGCACGGCAAGAACACCGTGCTCTGGGGCGGCTACACCTGGGAGTACTGGCGGGCGACCCGCTCAGTCAAGCCGGAGGAATACCAGTTCTACGGTATGAACATGGGCGAGGCCGCGGCCGCCTCCTGACGTCGGGCGCGCGAATCATCGCTGACGCCTGAGGAGTTCGGCGAAGGCCTGCGCGGCGGCGTCCACACCGGCGTCGTCGTCGGTGGCCACCAGATCCAGCAGCAGGCCGCGGGCGACGGCCAGTCCCAGTCGCGCCAGGGCGGGTTCGACCGGTCCCTCGGCGATCGCGTCGACTTCGGCCAACCAGCCGGTGACGGCGCCGGGAACCATTCGGGCAAAAGGCTTTTCGCCCTGGACGGCGCGGGCGTAGCACTCGAAGAACAGCCGCTCGGATTCGCGCAATTCGGGTCGACGAAGGTCGGCCCACATCGCCGCGAAGCTGCCGGCCGGATCGGCCGGCAATTCGGCCAGCAGCCCCATCTGTCGGCGCTCGACCTCCTCAACGATCGCCACGAGCAGATCTTCTCGAGAGCCGAAGTGGTGCAACAGCATCCGGTGGCTGGTGCCGACCGCGGCGGCCACTTCGCGCAGCGACCGGTCGCCGATGCCGCCGGTGGCGAACTCGGCGATGAGCGCATCGAGCAGTTGCCGGCGACGCTCGGTGTCAGGAGTGCGTGCCATTGGCGCGGCTGAGCTGTTCGGATCTGGCCTTGAGGCCCTGGGCCTCGAGTTGCAGGAAGCGCTTGGTCTTCTTGGCCATCAGCCGCCCGCGAGGGCCAGCACACCGCGCTGGCCGAGTTGCTGGCGCACCAGCGTGCGGCCGCCTGGCCGTGCGACGACATCGTGGCGAGCGGTCACCCGCGCCCCGGGAGAGATTTGCACCCAGGTCCAGGACGCACCCGGCTCGATGTCGGTGACCCTCCACACCAGCTTCGACATGCCGGGCTGCTTGATCGCGAACCGTCTGCCGACGGCGAGCCCGGGCCCGTCCAGCCCGGTCAGGGAGGTCACCGACGCGGTCCAGTCGGGCCAGTGCTCGACGTCGGTGAAGACCTCCCAGACGAGTCGGGGCGGTGCGTCGATCTCGACACTGTCTTCGCTAATCATGTACCAAATGGTACATGATTAGCCGCGTGGTGAACAGCGGCTGGACGCGTCGATCGCGCCGGTGCGCGCATCCGGCCGGCGCTGATTCGCAGCAAATCCGGCCACACCGCCCGCGCCGCGGAGCTCATACTGGAGGTGACCCGACAGGTGTGCACGACACGCAAACACAAGTTCTTGTGTTCCGCTGGGTTGTCGCACCCCAGGGGTAGTGTCTGGAGCCTGAGATCAATCCGGCGAAACGGTGTGTGAAGTGGGGTTCTGGTGACCGACAACATGAAGCTGATCGACCGCGTCTCGGCGATCAACTGGAACCGGCTGCAAGACGAAAAAGACGCCGAGGTGTGGGACCGGCTGACCGGCAACTTCTGGCTGCCCGAGAAGGTGCCGGTGTCCAACGACCTCCCGTCGTGGGCAACCCTGACGCCCGGGGAGAAGCAGCTGACCATGCGGGTGTTCACCGGCCTGACGCTGCTGGACACCATCCAGGGCACGGTCGGCGCGGTCAGCCTGATCCCCGACGCGCTGACGCCGCACGAGGAAGCGGTTTACACCAACATCGCCTTCATGGAGTCGGTGCACGCGCGCAGCTACAGCAACATCTTCTCCACGCTGTGTTCGACGGCCGAGATCGACGACGCCTTCCGCTGGTCGGAGGAGAACCCCAACCTGCAGCGCAAGGCCGAGATCGTCATGCAGTACTACAAGGGCGACGAGCCGCTCAAGCGCAAAGTGGCCTCCACGCTGCTGGAAAGCTTCCTGTTCTACTCCGGCTTCTACCTGCCGATGTACTGGTCGAGCCGGGCCAAGCTGACCAACACCGCGGACATGATCCGGCTGATCATCCGCGACGAGGCCGTGCACGGTTACTACATCGGCTACAAATACCAGCGCGGCCTGGCCCTCGTCGACGACGCACGCAAGCAGGAGCTCAAGGACTACACCTACGAGCTGCTCTTCGAGCTTTACGACAACGAGGTGGAGTACACCCAGGACCTCTACGACGAGGTCGGGCTGACCGAAGACGTCAAGAAGTTTCTGCGCTACAACGCCAACAAGGCGCTGATGAACCTCGGCTACGAGGCGCTGTTCCCACGCGACGAGACCGACGTCAACCCGGCCATCCTGTCCGCGCTGTCACCCAACGCCGACGAGAACCACGACTTCTTCTCCGGCTCGGGGTCGTCGTACGTGATCGGCAAGGCCGTAATCACCGAAGACGAGGACTGGGACTTCTGATTTCGCAGGTCAGCGGATAAATCGGTGGCCGGGCACTCCGGCGGCAGCGTCCCATCGCTCGCCTTGGCTGGCAGCCCGTGCCCGCCCCGTGCCCACATTTTGCCCACACTTTCGCGAGAGCGAGCCTGATCCAACGCGGTCGCAACCGCCTCTAGATCGTCGTCGAACAGATCGGCATAGATGTCTAGCGTCATCGCTGCGGAGGCGTGCCCGAGCATCTTTTGTACCGCCTTCACGTTGGCTCCGGCGCTCACGGCAAGACTGGCCGCGACATGCCTCAAATCATGCGGAGTCACACGCGGCACCTTCGATTGAGCAACCGCTTTCGCGAACCACCCCGACACCGGATGAGGCCGCCTCAAGTGGACGCCGTCGTCGCTGGACCACAACAGGTCGTCTCGGTCCTTCCGTTCGCACTGACGGGCCAGATGCGGCAGCAGAAACGCCGGAAGCGGCACGGTGCGCTGTTTGTGAGCCTTCGGGTGCCCACAAATATCCGCCTGCCCGACTGCACGGCGTTCTCCGCGATCGTGGCCCGCTTGCGGAGCAGGTCCAGATCGCGGACCCGCAGGCCGACGCCTTCGCCCCACCGCAACCCGGTATAGGCCAAGAACAACACGAGGCCCTCGTAGTCGCCTGACGCGGCTGCTAGCGCAGCCACCTGCTCATGCGTCAGGTAGACCGGCCGTTTCCGGCTTGGGCGCGGCAGCGCGATCCCTGCGGCCGGATTGACCACGATCAACCGGTCGCGAACCGCGTCGGCCAAGATTCTCGACAGGACGTAGTGCGCTCGCTTGACGGCACTGGCACCGAGCGGTTTCACGTCAGCCGCACCGCGGCCCAAGTCCGAAATCCACTTCTGCACCCCGGTCGGCTTAATGTCACCGAGGGCGACACGCCCCCATCGAGGCTGCAAGTGCAACCGCCAGGTCGTTTCCATCACGGCATAGCCAGACGGTTTGAGGTGACCACGTTGACGGTCCAGCCACGCCGGCCTAACTCACCCAGCGTCACACGAGCGTCCCGAGGGGCCACGTACTCGCCCCGCAGCTTCGATACCTCGACGGATGCGGCGAACGCCTCGGCAGCTTTCTTGGTCGCAAAACCACGCTTATCGGTTTGCCGCTGATCCGGCGTCCGGTAACGGACGCGGTAACGCGTTGCGCCGTCGGAGGTTTGATATCTGCTAATCGTCGCCACGATTAATCGCCTCCTGCAGTTCGGCTTTCAGCTCACGTGAGATTCGGCCACGCTTTTGCGCGTTTGCGTCAGGGCCGGCTCGGCGGTCTCTCGGCGGTGAATGAACGGCCCCACCGGTCGGCCATCGCGCGAACCGCCTCATCGAGGACGCCGTCCTCGTCAAGCTTCAGGCCCAGACTGCGCAACATACGGTAATCCGCTTCGAGCAAATTCTGTCTCACAATTTGCGGCACGGGGTGCTGATGCAGCCCCGTGCGTCTAACGAGGTCGGGCATTTCAACCCCGGCGGCGGAGAACGCCTCTCCGGCGGCGACGTCGAATTGCTCGGCAGCGGCCGTCGCGCCCGCGAACACGAGTCTGCTGAGGATTTGGTGGGGGCCGTAGTCGACCGGCTGCCCTGCCAGCATGTCGCGCAGCTCGCTGAGTTCCATAGTGGCGCCATCCGCTGTAATCCTGACTCGGCCGTCGCCCGCAAACAGGTCAGCCAATGTCAGGGGACGATCAAGGAGAATCCCGAAAGCGACGCAAAGAGCGTAAAGCGTTGGCAGAGTGGGGCTTACGCGCCCCGCCTCAAGGTCAGCAATGCGGCCAGTTCCCCAATTCAGCCCGGCCGATTTCGCTGCGTGCGCCACCAGCTCCACCTTCCGATCGCCGCGTAGCGCCTTAGCCGTGCGCCCCAGCACCTCCGCGACCGTTGGGACCGGCCCCTCTGCCGCTGTCATGGTGAATCACAGTAGTTGTGAATACAAGAGTTGACAAGTCCACTGGCTCATGCTCAGATAATTACAGCAGTCGGATTTACAAGAGCTGAGGAGTTGCACATGCCCGACACCGGTGTCCGCCGACTGGCGACAGTGGATGAGTTCTGCGAGTACGCGGGCCTAACCCGAGGTCAAGCGGCGCAAATGCGCTACATGGGCTCTGGACCGGAGTTTGTGAAGGTCACCGGCCGCCAGGTCCGCTACCGATGGAGTGACGTCGAGAAGTGGGTCGAGTCGCGGACCCGTAGCCGCACCGACGATCCAACCGTCCGGGGCCAGCAGCGCGCCGACGAGCCCCGCGGAGCTGCCGCCAGCTAAGCCCGGATCACGAACCGTCCAACCCAGGCCACGCAGAAGACTTGGAAGACAAACATGAGCCCACCTGGCCTGACAGCCACCGCTCCGATAAAAGAAGATCGGCCCCCGGAGAACCGAAAGCCGACCAACAGTTTTCGCAGCTACCACGCCACAACAACCATCGCCGATTCTACCGTGCGATGCAGCCGGTGTCGCCGGCCATTGTGCGCGCGCTGTCGGTCGCTCGATCGAGTGGCCCAATTTGCTGGCGACACAGCCGTGTTGAGGCGGCGG is part of the Mycobacterium mantenii genome and encodes:
- a CDS encoding TetR/AcrR family transcriptional regulator, whose protein sequence is MARTPDTERRRQLLDALIAEFATGGIGDRSLREVAAAVGTSHRMLLHHFGSREDLLVAIVEEVERRQMGLLAELPADPAGSFAAMWADLRRPELRESERLFFECYARAVQGEKPFARMVPGAVTGWLAEVDAIAEGPVEPALARLGLAVARGLLLDLVATDDDAGVDAAAQAFAELLRRQR
- a CDS encoding helix-turn-helix transcriptional regulator encodes the protein MPDTGVRRLATVDEFCEYAGLTRGQAAQMRYMGSGPEFVKVTGRQVRYRWSDVEKWVESRTRSRTDDPTVRGQQRADEPRGAAAS
- the nrdF gene encoding class 1b ribonucleoside-diphosphate reductase subunit beta, translated to MTDNMKLIDRVSAINWNRLQDEKDAEVWDRLTGNFWLPEKVPVSNDLPSWATLTPGEKQLTMRVFTGLTLLDTIQGTVGAVSLIPDALTPHEEAVYTNIAFMESVHARSYSNIFSTLCSTAEIDDAFRWSEENPNLQRKAEIVMQYYKGDEPLKRKVASTLLESFLFYSGFYLPMYWSSRAKLTNTADMIRLIIRDEAVHGYYIGYKYQRGLALVDDARKQELKDYTYELLFELYDNEVEYTQDLYDEVGLTEDVKKFLRYNANKALMNLGYEALFPRDETDVNPAILSALSPNADENHDFFSGSGSSYVIGKAVITEDEDWDF